The Selenomonas sp. AB3002 genome contains a region encoding:
- a CDS encoding helix-turn-helix domain-containing protein — protein MEKYKTKVGRHRIEYRYTGQFDGWVDATMEYMGTLMPPTLSKRAAAMLLLVAGMGNEEIVDLTGMCIRSVRALRKTMEEQEPTAELFAIKPGSGRKKKTEGIEEQVWAELDTGNYSTNKAVADMLKEKFGIEASVNLASRLVKRWKETREGAAE, from the coding sequence ATGGAGAAATACAAAACCAAAGTCGGACGCCATAGAATCGAATACAGATATACTGGGCAGTTCGATGGTTGGGTGGATGCTACCATGGAGTACATGGGCACATTGATGCCGCCCACCCTTTCCAAGCGGGCGGCGGCCATGCTCTTGCTGGTGGCTGGCATGGGCAATGAGGAGATCGTGGACCTCACTGGCATGTGCATCCGTAGTGTCCGGGCTTTGCGGAAGACCATGGAGGAGCAGGAGCCCACCGCTGAGCTTTTTGCTATCAAGCCCGGCTCCGGGCGAAAGAAAAAGACCGAGGGCATCGAGGAACAGGTGTGGGCGGAACTGGATACCGGCAACTACAGTACCAATAAGGCCGTGGCAGATATGCTGAAGGAGAAGTTCGGCATCGAGGCATCTGTGAATCTGGCCTCCAGGCTGGTGAAGCGGTGGAAGGAGACCCGGGAAGGGGCGGCGGAGTAA
- a CDS encoding nitroreductase family protein, with protein sequence MDFLKLAQERYSCKKYDPAKAVPQEILDKILKAGQLAPTAKNSQPQHVYVMQSEEALQLVDSLTPCRYGAPVVMAVTYDSTHCFTYPGDKYNSGAEDASIVATHMMLAAKAEGVDSCWLNFFDPDKAAEAMKLPENETVVLLMDFGYAAEGVRPTPTHEKTKPIEELVSYR encoded by the coding sequence ATGGACTTTCTGAAACTGGCCCAGGAGCGCTACTCCTGCAAGAAGTATGATCCTGCCAAAGCCGTGCCCCAGGAGATACTTGACAAGATTCTCAAGGCAGGACAGCTGGCTCCTACCGCCAAGAACAGCCAGCCCCAACATGTCTACGTCATGCAGAGTGAGGAAGCCCTGCAGCTGGTAGACAGCCTGACCCCCTGCCGCTACGGCGCCCCTGTAGTGATGGCAGTGACCTACGACAGCACCCATTGCTTTACCTATCCCGGCGACAAATACAACTCCGGCGCCGAAGATGCCAGCATCGTCGCCACCCATATGATGCTGGCAGCCAAAGCCGAAGGGGTGGACAGCTGCTGGCTGAACTTCTTCGACCCCGACAAGGCCGCCGAGGCCATGAAGCTGCCGGAGAATGAGACTGTAGTGCTCCTGATGGATTTCGGCTACGCTGCCGAGGGCGTGCGCCCCACTCCCACCCATGAGAAAACCAAGCCTATAGAGGAACTTGTTTCCTACCGCTGA
- the rfbB gene encoding dTDP-glucose 4,6-dehydratase, whose amino-acid sequence MNIVVTGGAGFIGANFVYYMLENRPEDRIICYDKLTYAGNLATLEEAQKNEQFKFIKGDIADREAVYKMFEEEKPDVIVNFAAESHVDRSIENPEVFLQTNVIGTSVLMDACRKYGIKRYHQVSTDEVYGDLPLDRPDLFFTEETPLHTSSPYSASKASADLLVMAYHRTFGLPVTISRCSNNYGPFHFPEKLIPLMIINAMHDKKLPVYGDGLNVRDWLFVKDHCAAIEIILRKGKVGEVYNIGGHNERQNIQVVKAILKELGKGEELIEHVTDRKGHDRRYAIDPTKIREELGWEPTTSPEVGIKATVEWYKEHEGWWQDIVSGEYQNYYENMYGSRQVIG is encoded by the coding sequence ATGAATATTGTTGTAACCGGTGGCGCCGGTTTCATCGGTGCCAACTTTGTCTACTATATGCTGGAGAACCGTCCCGAGGACAGGATCATCTGCTATGACAAGCTGACTTATGCAGGTAATCTGGCTACTTTGGAAGAGGCTCAGAAGAATGAGCAGTTCAAATTCATCAAGGGTGATATCGCAGACCGTGAGGCTGTCTACAAGATGTTCGAGGAAGAAAAGCCGGACGTCATCGTGAATTTTGCCGCTGAGTCCCATGTGGACCGCTCCATTGAGAACCCGGAAGTTTTCCTCCAGACCAATGTCATCGGCACCAGTGTGCTCATGGATGCCTGTCGCAAGTATGGCATCAAGCGCTACCATCAGGTGTCCACAGATGAGGTTTATGGCGACCTGCCTCTTGACCGTCCCGACCTCTTCTTCACCGAGGAGACGCCGCTGCATACCAGCAGCCCTTACTCTGCTTCTAAGGCTTCTGCAGACCTGTTGGTCATGGCTTATCACCGCACCTTTGGCCTGCCGGTGACCATCTCCCGCTGCTCCAACAACTACGGCCCCTTCCACTTCCCGGAGAAGCTCATTCCCCTCATGATCATCAACGCCATGCACGATAAGAAGCTGCCCGTTTACGGCGATGGCCTCAATGTCCGTGACTGGCTCTTTGTGAAGGATCACTGCGCCGCTATCGAAATCATCCTGCGCAAGGGCAAGGTAGGAGAGGTCTACAATATCGGCGGACATAACGAGAGGCAGAACATCCAGGTGGTGAAGGCCATCCTGAAAGAGCTGGGCAAGGGCGAGGAGCTTATCGAGCATGTCACCGATAGAAAGGGTCATGATCGCCGCTATGCCATTGACCCCACCAAGATCCGTGAGGAATTGGGCTGGGAGCCCACCACCAGCCCTGAGGTAGGCATCAAGGCTACGGTTGAGTGGTACAAAGAGCACGAAGGCTGGTGGCAGGATATCGTCTCAGGCGAGTACCAGAACTACTATGAGAACATGTACGGCAGCCGTCAGGTTATTGGTTGA
- a CDS encoding ABC-F family ATP-binding cassette domain-containing protein: MVITVENFTKSYGEKELFTGIDFSLDEGDKVGIVGVNGTGKSTFLKAVAGLLPVDDGTMTTMKGLRLEYLAQDKELTPENTVLTEVFRGYTPLMEALRGYELALKEIEEQPENKTIQERLARYSAVIDAEEGWGLEAAAKTVLTKLGITDYREKAGNLSGGQQKRLALASALIQPCDLLLLDEPTNHLDSETIAWLEEYLKSRKGALLMVTHDRYFLDHTATKILELDKGRAYTYTGNYSDYLEQKEARLQREEASEQKRQNFLRNELKWLRRGAQARSTKQKARIERYEEVKNQKVDLDRGEVQIGLAGSRLGRTVIELEHIHHEFEGVTYIKDFSYTVLRNDRVGILGRNGQGKTTLLDIISGRLQPTSGTVTIGQTVKIGYFTQQARDMDERLRAIEYIKEGAHYLTLADGSRISATQLMERFLFPGDLQWTPISRLSGGERRRLYLLRILMEAPNVLLLDEPTNDLDLETLAVLESFIDDFNGAIIFVSHDRFFVDRLADKVFAYGEDGTLTMYPGGYSYWKEKQLEMEAAQEAAAVFKPKEKQEAEPKPEKPKAARKLTFKEQKEYAEIEGLIASKEGELKVTQLQMAQNAADYGRLNELSKEESRLQQELEHLMERWAYLEEIAEEQG; encoded by the coding sequence ATGGTCATTACAGTAGAGAATTTCACCAAGTCCTACGGGGAGAAAGAGCTCTTCACGGGAATTGATTTCAGCCTGGATGAGGGCGATAAAGTAGGCATTGTGGGGGTAAATGGCACTGGCAAGTCCACTTTTCTGAAAGCGGTGGCGGGGCTCCTGCCTGTGGACGATGGCACCATGACCACCATGAAGGGGCTGCGCTTGGAGTATCTGGCCCAGGATAAGGAACTGACGCCGGAGAATACGGTTCTGACGGAGGTCTTCCGGGGCTATACGCCGCTGATGGAGGCTCTGCGTGGCTATGAGCTGGCTTTGAAGGAAATCGAGGAACAGCCGGAGAATAAGACCATACAGGAACGGCTGGCCAGGTACAGCGCTGTCATCGATGCCGAGGAAGGCTGGGGGCTGGAGGCGGCAGCCAAGACGGTGCTCACGAAGCTGGGAATTACGGATTATCGTGAAAAGGCAGGCAACCTTTCCGGGGGACAGCAGAAACGGCTGGCGCTGGCTTCGGCGCTGATCCAGCCCTGTGACTTGCTGCTTTTGGACGAGCCTACCAACCATCTGGACAGCGAGACCATTGCCTGGCTGGAGGAGTATCTGAAGTCCCGCAAGGGGGCGCTCTTGATGGTGACCCATGACAGGTACTTCCTTGACCATACAGCCACCAAGATACTGGAACTGGACAAGGGCAGGGCCTACACCTACACCGGCAACTACTCCGACTACCTGGAGCAGAAGGAAGCCCGCCTGCAGCGGGAGGAAGCCAGCGAGCAAAAGCGGCAGAACTTCCTCAGGAATGAGCTGAAATGGCTGCGCCGGGGAGCACAGGCCCGCTCCACCAAGCAAAAAGCCCGCATCGAGCGCTACGAAGAGGTCAAGAACCAGAAAGTTGATCTGGACAGGGGCGAGGTGCAGATAGGGCTGGCAGGCAGCCGCCTGGGCCGCACAGTGATTGAGCTGGAGCATATCCACCACGAGTTCGAGGGCGTCACCTATATCAAGGACTTTTCCTATACGGTGCTTCGAAATGACCGGGTGGGCATCTTGGGCCGCAATGGCCAGGGCAAGACCACCCTGCTGGATATCATCTCAGGGCGGCTGCAGCCCACATCCGGCACTGTGACCATCGGCCAGACAGTGAAGATTGGCTACTTCACCCAGCAGGCTCGGGATATGGACGAGCGTCTGCGGGCCATCGAGTACATCAAGGAAGGGGCGCACTACCTGACGCTGGCAGATGGCAGCAGGATTTCTGCCACCCAGCTGATGGAGCGGTTCCTGTTCCCGGGAGATTTGCAGTGGACGCCTATTTCCCGGCTTTCTGGAGGGGAGCGGCGCAGGCTTTATCTCTTGCGCATCTTGATGGAGGCGCCTAATGTGCTGCTGCTGGACGAGCCTACCAATGACCTTGACTTGGAGACTCTGGCGGTGCTGGAAAGCTTCATTGACGACTTCAACGGCGCCATTATCTTTGTTTCCCATGACCGCTTCTTTGTGGACAGGCTGGCTGACAAGGTCTTTGCCTACGGGGAAGACGGCACCCTCACCATGTATCCGGGGGGCTATAGCTACTGGAAGGAAAAGCAGCTGGAAATGGAAGCGGCGCAGGAAGCAGCAGCAGTTTTCAAGCCGAAAGAAAAGCAGGAAGCTGAACCAAAGCCGGAGAAGCCCAAGGCTGCCCGCAAGCTGACCTTCAAGGAGCAGAAGGAATACGCCGAGATTGAGGGGCTCATTGCCAGCAAGGAAGGGGAACTGAAAGTGACCCAGCTGCAGATGGCCCAGAATGCGGCGGATTATGGCAGGCTGAATGAGCTCAGCAAGGAAGAAAGCCGCCTGCAGCAGGAGCTTGAGCATCTGATGGAGCGCTGGGCTTATCTGGAAGAAATTGCCGAAGAGCAGGGCTGA
- a CDS encoding DUF1232 domain-containing protein — MLKLFRHDFIVMLIALRNKDTPKSVKGLLVAALLYFISPVDLVPDALPLAGMMDDLVIVPMAVEGLRKLLPYHVLRDSEAKAAGFARYMPWALGLATFFIASWFILLIWGLFSLIAHIFG; from the coding sequence TTGCTGAAGCTGTTTCGACATGATTTTATCGTGATGCTCATTGCCCTGAGGAACAAGGATACCCCCAAGTCTGTCAAGGGGCTTCTGGTGGCTGCGCTGCTTTACTTTATCAGCCCTGTGGACCTGGTGCCGGATGCCCTGCCTTTGGCTGGCATGATGGATGATCTGGTCATTGTGCCCATGGCGGTGGAGGGGCTGCGGAAGCTGCTGCCCTATCATGTGCTGCGTGACAGCGAGGCCAAGGCGGCGGGTTTTGCCAGGTATATGCCCTGGGCGCTGGGACTGGCTACCTTTTTCATCGCCAGCTGGTTTATCCTGCTTATCTGGGGACTGTTCAGCCTGATAGCGCATATTTTTGGCTGA
- a CDS encoding hexokinase, with translation MAFDKHLYDSIIKEFTVDKEQLQMIAADFRYDLKKGLVDPDESSLRMLKSYLGLPSGKEKGEYLALDFGGTNVRVLLIRLEGEGKFEILKKVAKPLKVEGQYDYIGADSTAEQMFDLLAELIDEAIEGNHEQQYLLGHTFSFPSEQTDLNNAKLIIWTKEFATPGVEGKVVNDLLLEALHRRGIENVKPAAVINDTVAVLLSAAYKQGGTYIGSIYATGHNTCYLEPYADSADKAMILNLESGGFMKLVPNRFDTAFDEASEKPGEQRLEKMVSGRYMGELFGMALAELLDEKGKAYGFTSIDMSGMLEDESAGRTKVQEIVKERTGRELTAEEAEQVRDLVMTVVVRSARLVTASFVGIIWQLSGKDGVQQQHIAVDGSVYEKMPFVKENIMRALSELLGEDAAKVDTVLDNGGSGLGAALAAAMSVEK, from the coding sequence ATGGCATTTGACAAGCATTTGTATGACAGCATCATCAAGGAATTCACTGTGGACAAGGAGCAGCTGCAGATGATTGCGGCTGACTTCCGCTATGACCTGAAAAAAGGCCTGGTAGATCCTGATGAATCCTCCCTGCGCATGCTGAAATCCTATCTGGGCCTGCCCTCCGGCAAGGAGAAGGGTGAGTACCTGGCACTGGATTTCGGCGGCACCAATGTGCGCGTGCTGCTTATCCGCCTGGAGGGCGAGGGCAAGTTTGAAATCCTGAAGAAGGTGGCCAAGCCTCTGAAGGTGGAGGGGCAGTACGATTATATCGGCGCTGATTCCACTGCCGAGCAGATGTTTGACCTGCTGGCAGAGCTCATCGACGAGGCTATCGAGGGTAACCATGAGCAGCAGTACCTGCTGGGCCACACCTTCTCTTTCCCCTCCGAGCAGACTGATCTCAACAATGCCAAACTCATCATCTGGACTAAGGAATTTGCCACCCCGGGCGTGGAGGGCAAGGTGGTGAACGACCTGCTGCTGGAGGCCCTGCACCGCCGCGGCATCGAGAACGTGAAGCCCGCCGCTGTCATCAACGACACGGTGGCTGTGCTTCTTTCCGCTGCCTACAAGCAGGGGGGCACCTACATCGGCTCCATTTACGCTACGGGCCACAATACCTGCTATCTGGAGCCTTACGCAGACAGCGCAGACAAGGCCATGATCCTCAATCTGGAGTCCGGCGGCTTCATGAAGCTGGTGCCCAACCGCTTTGACACGGCCTTTGACGAAGCTTCTGAGAAGCCCGGCGAGCAGCGTCTGGAGAAGATGGTTTCCGGCCGCTATATGGGCGAGCTCTTCGGCATGGCTCTGGCAGAACTCTTGGACGAGAAGGGCAAGGCCTATGGCTTCACCAGCATCGACATGAGCGGCATGCTGGAGGACGAGAGCGCAGGCCGCACGAAGGTGCAGGAAATCGTCAAGGAAAGGACCGGCCGTGAGCTCACCGCCGAGGAAGCTGAGCAGGTCCGCGACCTGGTCATGACCGTGGTAGTGCGTTCCGCCCGTCTGGTGACGGCTTCCTTCGTTGGCATTATCTGGCAGCTGTCCGGCAAGGACGGCGTGCAGCAGCAGCATATTGCCGTGGACGGTTCTGTCTATGAGAAGATGCCCTTCGTGAAGGAGAATATCATGCGCGCCCTGTCCGAGCTCTTGGGCGAGGATGCGGCTAAGGTTGATACGGTGCTGGATAACGGCGGATCCGGGTTGGGAGCAGCCCTTGCTGCTGCCATGTCTGTTGAAAAGTAA
- a CDS encoding ATP-binding protein, whose translation MEDLRRLPIGVQSFRSMREDGYVYVDKTRYIHELVTGSKQYFLSRPRRFGKSLFLSTLKAYWEGRKELFDGLEIMELEVYQKNDWPSYPVFYFDFNGKNYQQDTALEDVLDKMLLNWEAEYGGSNDRPLEDRFQQLLRLAVEKTGRRCVVLVDEYDKPLLEVLENEAREEHNKAVFKGFFSTLKSYDEYLQFVFITGGTKFSKVSIFSDLNQLRDISLTSEFAGICGITEQELTSCFAPEISDFAKAQDISEEECLAELRRQYDGYHFYPRSEGVYNPFSLLNALADKDYNPYWFSTGTPTFMVRRLKNLHFDLRQFADGSLCANAATLTDYRADNPNLVPLLYQTGYLTISDYERRGKLYLLSFPNEEVKFGFMESLLPEYAPQTYPGSGKDILSLRRRIEEGDVESVREILTALFAGIPYTTDDAPFEHYFQSVLYIIFTLLGQFVTCEAHSSRGRADCIIETDAFVYIFEFKLDKPAAEALAQIDEKGYAKPYGADSRQIFKIGVSFDSRERSLKEWLVGE comes from the coding sequence ATGGAGGATTTGAGGCGGCTCCCCATTGGGGTGCAGAGCTTTCGGAGCATGCGGGAGGATGGTTATGTCTATGTGGACAAGACCCGCTATATACATGAACTGGTCACAGGCAGCAAGCAGTATTTCCTGAGCCGCCCCCGTCGCTTTGGCAAAAGTCTGTTCCTTTCAACGCTCAAGGCTTACTGGGAGGGTAGGAAGGAACTCTTTGATGGGCTGGAAATCATGGAGCTTGAGGTGTATCAAAAGAACGACTGGCCATCCTATCCGGTGTTTTACTTTGATTTCAACGGCAAGAACTATCAGCAAGATACGGCCTTGGAAGATGTGCTGGATAAAATGCTTCTTAACTGGGAGGCCGAATACGGTGGAAGCAATGACCGTCCGTTGGAGGATAGATTTCAACAGCTTTTAAGGCTGGCAGTGGAGAAAACCGGGCGCCGCTGCGTGGTGCTGGTGGATGAGTATGACAAGCCACTTCTGGAGGTGTTGGAAAATGAGGCCAGGGAGGAGCACAACAAAGCTGTATTCAAGGGCTTCTTCAGTACGTTGAAAAGCTACGACGAATATCTGCAGTTCGTCTTCATTACTGGGGGGACCAAATTCAGCAAGGTTAGCATCTTTAGTGATCTAAACCAGCTTAGGGACATTTCCCTTACTTCGGAATTTGCCGGCATTTGTGGCATCACGGAGCAAGAACTTACTTCTTGCTTCGCCCCGGAAATCTCTGATTTTGCCAAGGCTCAGGACATTAGTGAGGAAGAGTGTTTGGCAGAGCTGAGAAGACAATATGATGGTTACCATTTCTACCCACGAAGCGAAGGCGTATATAATCCCTTCAGCCTGTTGAACGCTCTGGCAGATAAAGATTACAATCCCTACTGGTTTTCTACTGGCACCCCTACTTTTATGGTGCGGCGCTTGAAGAACCTGCACTTTGATCTGCGCCAGTTCGCTGATGGTAGCTTATGCGCTAATGCTGCTACGCTCACGGACTATCGGGCGGATAATCCTAACCTTGTGCCTTTGCTGTATCAGACAGGTTACCTTACCATATCGGATTACGAGCGCAGGGGGAAACTGTATCTGTTGAGTTTTCCGAATGAAGAGGTGAAGTTTGGCTTCATGGAGAGCCTGCTTCCTGAATATGCGCCCCAGACCTACCCAGGCTCCGGCAAGGATATTCTTTCCCTGCGTCGTCGGATTGAGGAAGGTGATGTGGAAAGTGTCCGTGAGATTCTTACGGCACTATTTGCAGGTATTCCCTATACCACGGACGATGCCCCTTTCGAGCATTATTTCCAGTCTGTGCTTTACATAATATTCACCTTGTTGGGGCAGTTTGTCACATGTGAAGCACACAGCAGCCGGGGAAGGGCTGACTGCATAATAGAGACAGATGCTTTCGTTTACATTTTCGAGTTCAAGCTGGATAAGCCGGCCGCCGAGGCGCTCGCCCAGATTGATGAAAAAGGTTATGCTAAGCCTTACGGGGCAGATTCCCGTCAAATTTTCAAAATCGGGGTATCCTTTGATTCGAGGGAGCGGAGCCTGAAGGAGTGGCTGGTGGGAGAGTGA
- the rfbA gene encoding glucose-1-phosphate thymidylyltransferase RfbA translates to MIKKGIILAGGSGTRLYPLTEVVSKQLMPVYDKPMIYYPLSTLLLAGINDILIITTTNDQEAFRLLLGDGSQLGISISYAVQPSPDGLAQAFLIGEKFIDGEACALVLGDNIFYGSDLAKAMQRAAACNDGATVFAYYVSDPERYGVVSFDKEGRATSLEEKPKEPKSNYAVTGLYFYDKDIVDIAKEVKPSPRGELEITDVNKAYLEAGKLRVEKMRRGYAWLDTGTHESLLQAAQFVQTIQARQGLKVACIEEIAYRMGYIDSEQLLRLAEPMKKNAYGKYLQQLAKEK, encoded by the coding sequence TTGATTAAAAAAGGCATTATCCTGGCAGGCGGTTCTGGCACCCGTCTTTATCCTTTGACGGAAGTGGTGTCGAAGCAGTTGATGCCTGTGTACGACAAGCCTATGATTTATTATCCCTTGAGCACTTTGCTTCTGGCGGGCATCAATGATATCTTGATCATCACTACGACCAATGACCAGGAAGCGTTTAGGCTGCTTTTGGGAGATGGCAGCCAGCTGGGTATCAGTATCAGTTATGCGGTGCAACCTAGCCCAGATGGATTGGCACAAGCGTTTCTCATTGGTGAGAAATTTATTGATGGAGAAGCCTGTGCATTGGTATTGGGTGACAATATCTTCTATGGCTCTGATCTGGCCAAGGCCATGCAGCGGGCTGCTGCCTGCAATGATGGCGCGACGGTCTTTGCCTATTATGTATCTGACCCTGAGCGTTATGGCGTAGTGTCTTTTGACAAGGAAGGACGCGCTACCAGCTTGGAGGAAAAGCCGAAGGAGCCTAAGTCTAATTATGCAGTGACTGGCCTGTATTTCTACGATAAGGACATCGTGGATATAGCCAAGGAAGTGAAGCCCTCGCCCCGTGGAGAGTTGGAAATCACTGATGTGAACAAGGCTTACCTTGAGGCGGGCAAGTTGCGGGTGGAAAAGATGCGCCGCGGCTATGCCTGGCTGGATACGGGAACCCATGAGTCCCTGCTGCAGGCAGCCCAGTTCGTCCAGACCATTCAGGCCCGTCAGGGGCTGAAGGTGGCCTGCATCGAGGAGATTGCCTATCGCATGGGGTATATTGACAGCGAGCAGCTGCTGAGGCTGGCGGAGCCTATGAAGAAGAATGCTTACGGCAAGTATTTGCAGCAGCTGGCTAAAGAAAAGTAA
- a CDS encoding transcriptional regulator yields MVWKNKFHERINELWERAKEQDRKLTQTEYARRLGVTRNAFMGWLRGVGQPDTDGLVRIASTENVSLSWLLGDERHFDKNELHQDEQVMLQIYRSISSERKEDLMALAKHFQMRDRDNGCST; encoded by the coding sequence ATGGTTTGGAAGAATAAGTTCCATGAACGGATCAACGAATTGTGGGAACGGGCCAAAGAGCAAGACCGAAAATTGACGCAGACTGAGTATGCCAGGCGCCTGGGGGTCACAAGAAATGCTTTTATGGGCTGGCTGCGGGGCGTGGGGCAGCCGGATACAGACGGTCTTGTCCGCATTGCCAGCACAGAAAATGTCAGCCTGTCCTGGTTGCTGGGGGATGAAAGGCACTTTGATAAAAATGAACTCCACCAGGACGAGCAGGTCATGCTGCAGATATATCGAAGCATCAGCTCCGAACGCAAGGAGGATCTGATGGCGTTGGCAAAGCATTTCCAAATGCGCGACAGAGACAACGGCTGCTCTACATGA
- the rfbC gene encoding dTDP-4-dehydrorhamnose 3,5-epimerase — protein sequence MKVTETKLKGVYVVEPQVFGDARGWFMESWSKRKLTEAGLEVEFLQDNQSFSSQKGILRGLHYQQNPMCQAKMVRCTRGRIFDVAVDIRKGSPQYAQWVGVELSAENKKQLFIPRGFAHGFITLTDDVEVQYKADNYYAPECDGNVRWDDPEIGVEWPIQPLILSDKDEKAPTLAERMEKNEINFVYEEMK from the coding sequence ATGAAAGTTACAGAAACAAAACTTAAGGGTGTTTATGTAGTGGAGCCGCAGGTTTTTGGTGATGCCCGTGGCTGGTTCATGGAGAGCTGGTCAAAAAGAAAACTGACAGAGGCAGGGCTTGAGGTGGAGTTCCTGCAGGACAACCAGTCCTTCTCCTCCCAGAAGGGAATACTGCGTGGCCTGCACTATCAGCAGAACCCTATGTGCCAGGCCAAGATGGTCCGCTGCACCAGAGGCCGGATCTTTGATGTGGCAGTAGATATCCGCAAGGGGTCTCCCCAGTACGCTCAGTGGGTTGGGGTGGAGCTCTCTGCTGAGAATAAGAAGCAGCTCTTTATTCCCCGTGGCTTTGCCCATGGCTTCATCACCCTCACAGATGATGTGGAAGTGCAGTACAAGGCAGATAACTACTACGCGCCTGAGTGCGATGGCAATGTGCGCTGGGATGACCCGGAGATAGGGGTGGAGTGGCCCATCCAGCCGCTGATTCTCTCCGACAAGGACGAGAAGGCACCTACCCTGGCTGAGCGTATGGAGAAGAATGAAATCAACTTTGTCTATGAGGAAATGAAGTAA
- a CDS encoding bifunctional oligoribonuclease/PAP phosphatase NrnA: protein MQIDLKDIQAQLEKADKLIITSHIHPDGDAIGSCLALYHVLKGMGKEVQVVMDDHVPEIFDILPGFGEIQRYEGQPLEADLVVLLDARPGREGRVCQAVSAPVLNIDHHAFNDMSADYAYVEPEASATAEILYGIFREWGVALTEEIASCLYLGIATDTGFFSFPNTRPETLEICANLMRGGAKSAALAAAVSRKTFHEVEELARGLGTMELFAGGKVVGIFLDESFRDLELTDALIDMVRFIDGIDLAVLLKAEDDKSCRVRLRSERLDVSGLAYALGGGGHRESAGATIREIFASAKVILKQEVCLYLGRNT, encoded by the coding sequence TTGCAGATTGATTTGAAAGACATTCAGGCACAGTTGGAAAAAGCAGACAAATTAATTATTACCTCTCACATCCATCCTGACGGCGATGCCATCGGTTCATGCCTGGCCCTTTATCACGTACTGAAGGGCATGGGCAAAGAGGTGCAGGTGGTGATGGATGACCATGTGCCGGAGATATTTGATATCCTCCCAGGCTTTGGGGAGATACAGAGATATGAGGGGCAGCCCTTGGAGGCTGATCTGGTCGTGCTGCTGGATGCCCGTCCTGGCAGGGAGGGAAGAGTTTGCCAGGCTGTCTCTGCTCCGGTTCTGAATATAGACCATCATGCTTTCAATGATATGAGCGCCGACTACGCCTACGTGGAGCCGGAGGCTTCAGCTACGGCGGAGATACTATACGGCATCTTCAGGGAGTGGGGCGTGGCACTCACTGAGGAGATCGCCTCATGTCTCTATCTGGGGATAGCCACGGATACAGGGTTCTTCTCCTTTCCCAATACCCGTCCTGAGACATTGGAAATTTGTGCCAATCTCATGCGGGGAGGGGCGAAGTCTGCGGCTTTGGCTGCGGCTGTGTCACGGAAAACCTTCCATGAGGTAGAGGAACTGGCCAGAGGATTAGGCACCATGGAACTCTTCGCCGGGGGCAAGGTTGTAGGGATTTTCTTGGATGAAAGCTTTCGGGATTTGGAGCTTACCGACGCGCTGATAGATATGGTTCGCTTTATTGATGGCATAGACCTGGCAGTGTTGCTGAAGGCAGAGGATGATAAATCCTGCCGGGTGCGCCTAAGGTCTGAAAGGCTGGATGTGTCAGGCTTGGCCTATGCTTTGGGCGGCGGAGGACATAGGGAATCGGCTGGGGCCACCATTAGGGAAATTTTTGCCAGTGCCAAGGTGATTTTGAAGCAGGAAGTATGCTTGTATCTGGGCAGGAATACCTGA